A genomic window from Terriglobia bacterium includes:
- the sdhB gene encoding succinate dehydrogenase iron-sulfur subunit, which translates to MADKKKVIVRIKRQAGPKQETRWEEFALDWRPSMNVIIALRDIAENPVTRDGKKTTPVSYDSNCLEEICGSCAMLINGKARMACSALIDSLEQPIRIEPLTKFPVVRDLAVDRQFMFESLKRVHAWVPIDGTYDLGAGPRMSSETQEKGYPLSHCITCGNCLEVCPQVNAKNPFIGAAIISQVRLFNMHPTGAMHARERLEALMDPGGIADCANAQNCVKTCPKGIPLTESIAEVNRQVWKQALFGWLMG; encoded by the coding sequence ATGGCAGACAAAAAGAAAGTCATCGTTCGCATCAAGCGTCAGGCCGGGCCTAAGCAAGAGACGCGCTGGGAGGAGTTCGCTCTGGACTGGCGCCCCTCCATGAATGTCATCATCGCCCTGCGCGATATCGCCGAAAATCCGGTCACCCGCGACGGCAAGAAAACCACCCCGGTCAGCTACGACTCCAACTGCCTCGAGGAAATCTGCGGCTCCTGCGCCATGCTCATCAACGGCAAAGCCCGCATGGCCTGCTCCGCGCTCATCGACAGTCTCGAGCAGCCCATCCGCATTGAGCCGCTCACCAAGTTTCCCGTCGTCCGCGACCTCGCCGTGGACCGCCAGTTCATGTTCGAAAGCCTCAAGCGGGTCCATGCCTGGGTTCCCATCGACGGCACCTACGACCTCGGCGCGGGCCCCCGGATGTCCTCCGAGACTCAGGAGAAGGGCTATCCACTCTCGCACTGCATCACCTGCGGGAACTGCCTGGAAGTCTGCCCCCAGGTCAATGCCAAGAACCCTTTCATTGGTGCCGCCATCATCAGCCAGGTGCGCCTCTTCAACATGCATCCCACGGGCGCCATGCACGCCCGCGAACGCCTGGAAGCCCTGATGGACCCGGGCGGCATCGCCGACTGCGCCAACGCGCAGAACTGCGTGAAGACCTGCCCAAAGGGCATCCCCCTCACCGAATCCATCGCCGAGGTGAACCGCCAGGTCTGGAAGCAGGCGCTTTTTGGCTGGCTGATGGGTTAG
- a CDS encoding dipeptidase, producing the protein MRRFALLIVFGVCLAAGFLLAGAASADDVAARARQIHFSSIVLDTHADTTQRLLSGKFDIGKRDAEGHIDIPRMREGGLNAQFFSIWISGKILGPAAVQKALDQIDAIRTMVRQHSTDMLLATTAGDVRRARAQGKIAVLMGLEGGHMLGDDLGVLRIYAALGVRYITLTHFYNDEWADSSTDKPAHNGLTPFGKDVVREMNRQGILIDVSHVSDKTFYDALEVSKAPLMASHSSVRAISNHPRNMSDDMIKALAVKGGVIQINYERSFLSQEYNDAYKAVAGDLSRMEAQFQKECGDDGECQIRAEARFTKQLTDEGKLPHVSWEKIVEHIDHVVKLVGPDHVGLGSDFDGASMPDGMEDASKLPRITEALLRKGYSEADIRKILGGNMLRVMEQAERVSRELQAQP; encoded by the coding sequence ATGCGCCGTTTCGCATTGCTTATCGTTTTCGGTGTCTGCCTCGCTGCCGGGTTTCTCTTGGCCGGCGCTGCGTCTGCCGACGACGTCGCTGCCCGTGCCCGCCAGATCCACTTTTCCTCCATTGTCCTCGACACCCACGCCGACACGACCCAGCGCCTCCTCTCCGGCAAATTTGACATCGGCAAACGCGACGCCGAAGGCCACATCGACATCCCCCGCATGCGCGAGGGCGGCCTCAATGCCCAGTTTTTCTCCATCTGGATTTCCGGAAAGATCCTCGGCCCCGCCGCCGTGCAGAAAGCGCTCGATCAGATCGACGCCATCCGCACCATGGTCCGCCAGCACAGCACGGACATGCTCCTGGCTACCACCGCCGGAGACGTCCGCCGCGCCCGCGCACAGGGCAAGATCGCCGTCCTCATGGGGCTGGAGGGCGGCCACATGCTCGGCGACGACCTCGGCGTGCTGCGCATTTACGCCGCCCTGGGCGTTCGCTACATCACCCTGACCCACTTCTACAATGACGAGTGGGCCGACTCTTCTACCGACAAGCCCGCGCACAACGGCCTTACCCCTTTCGGTAAGGACGTCGTCCGCGAGATGAACCGCCAGGGCATCCTCATTGACGTTTCCCACGTCTCCGACAAGACCTTTTACGACGCCCTGGAAGTCAGCAAGGCCCCGCTGATGGCTTCGCACTCCTCCGTCCGTGCCATCTCCAATCATCCGCGCAACATGTCCGACGACATGATCAAAGCCCTCGCCGTCAAGGGCGGCGTCATCCAGATCAACTACGAGCGCAGCTTCCTGAGCCAGGAGTACAACGACGCCTACAAGGCCGTGGCAGGCGACCTCAGCCGCATGGAAGCGCAGTTCCAGAAGGAATGCGGCGACGACGGGGAGTGCCAGATCCGAGCAGAAGCCCGCTTTACCAAGCAGTTGACGGACGAGGGCAAGCTCCCTCACGTGAGCTGGGAAAAGATCGTCGAGCACATCGACCACGTCGTAAAGCTCGTCGGGCCCGACCATGTCGGCCTGGGCTCCGACTTCGACGGCGCGAGCATGCCCGACGGCATGGAAGACGCTTCCAAGCTGCCCAGGATTACCGAGGCGCTCCTGCGCAAGGGCTACTCGGAGGCCGACATCCGCAAAATTCTCGGCGGCAATATGCTCCGCGTGATGGAGCAGGCCGAGCGTGTCAGCAGGGAACTGCAGGCCCAGCCGTAA
- a CDS encoding dipeptidase, producing MSRPLFTACVCLLAGFSLAGTVTADDFAVRARKLHFSSLIVDTHDDTTQRLLDPSFDLGQRDPSGSIDIPRMREGGLGGIFFSIWIPSKVTGPEAVKRALDQIDAVRRQVRRHPKDLVLATTAAQVREAHQQGKIAALLGIEGGHMIAGDLGVLRTFAALGARYMTLTHSGNNEWADSSTDKPVHNGLSDFGKDVVREMNRLGVVVDISHVSDKTFYDVLATSKAPVFASHSSCRALCDHPRNMTDEMMKALAANGGVVHINYHVGFLSQEFRDAERAHPEINKQIAAELDKRCGENEACQLLEGDRLTREMVAQGKLPRVGWEKIIEHIDHAVKVAGVEHVGLGSDFDGANMPYGMEDATHLPQITEALLRRGYSEADIRKILGENTLRVLAEAERVSRELNAPKP from the coding sequence ATGTCACGACCGCTGTTTACCGCCTGCGTTTGTCTTCTTGCCGGTTTTTCTCTGGCGGGCACAGTGACCGCCGACGACTTCGCTGTCCGGGCCAGGAAGCTGCACTTCTCCTCGCTCATCGTCGACACCCACGACGACACCACCCAGCGCCTGCTCGACCCCTCCTTTGATCTCGGCCAGCGCGATCCCTCCGGCAGCATCGATATTCCGCGCATGCGCGAAGGCGGCCTGGGCGGTATCTTCTTTTCCATCTGGATCCCCAGCAAGGTGACCGGCCCGGAGGCCGTGAAGCGCGCCCTCGACCAGATCGACGCCGTTCGCCGGCAGGTGCGCCGGCACCCCAAGGACCTCGTCCTCGCCACCACCGCCGCCCAAGTTCGCGAAGCGCACCAGCAGGGCAAAATCGCCGCTCTCCTCGGCATCGAAGGCGGCCACATGATCGCCGGCGACCTCGGCGTTCTGCGCACCTTCGCCGCGCTCGGCGCCCGCTACATGACCCTCACCCACAGCGGCAACAACGAGTGGGCCGATTCCTCCACCGACAAGCCCGTCCACAACGGCCTCAGCGATTTCGGCAAGGACGTCGTGCGCGAAATGAACCGCCTCGGCGTTGTCGTGGATATCTCCCACGTTTCCGACAAGACCTTCTATGATGTTCTCGCCACCAGCAAGGCCCCGGTCTTCGCCTCCCACTCCTCCTGCCGCGCCCTGTGCGACCATCCGCGCAACATGACCGACGAGATGATGAAGGCCCTGGCCGCCAATGGCGGCGTCGTGCACATCAACTATCATGTCGGCTTTCTCAGCCAGGAGTTCCGCGACGCCGAGCGCGCTCATCCGGAAATCAACAAGCAGATCGCTGCGGAGCTCGACAAGCGTTGCGGCGAAAACGAAGCCTGCCAGCTCCTCGAAGGTGACCGCCTCACCCGGGAGATGGTCGCGCAGGGCAAGCTCCCGCGCGTCGGCTGGGAGAAGATCATCGAACACATCGATCACGCCGTGAAAGTTGCCGGCGTGGAGCATGTCGGCCTGGGCTCCGATTTTGACGGCGCCAACATGCCCTACGGCATGGAGGATGCCACGCACCTCCCGCAGATCACCGAGGCCCTTCTGCGCAGGGGCTATTCCGAGGCTGACATTCGCAAGATTCTCGGCGAAAATACCCTGCGCGTTCTGGCCGAGGCCGAGCGCGTCAGCCGCGAGCTGAACGCGCCAAAGCCGTAG
- a CDS encoding peptidylprolyl isomerase, which produces MKLRSLLFVAGALFLSAAVAAQTPAAAQKPAAPKTAAKPGTRAKRPLAARPAFDRTLLRPALLKAKAPDAYDVKFTTTKGDFTLHVTRAWAPLGADRFYNLVKHHFYDGASFFRVLDDFVAQFGVSPYPQVSAAWRNTAFKDDPVKQSNKRGTITFATGGPNTRTTQVFINLGDNSRLDRNGFSPFGQVTEGMLTVVKLYGGYGEGAPDGNGPDQEKVEKLGKPYLDKGWPKLDSIKTAAIVTPDAGAGHAAAPATKKPQ; this is translated from the coding sequence ATGAAACTGAGAAGCTTGTTGTTCGTGGCGGGGGCGCTCTTCTTGTCGGCGGCGGTGGCCGCGCAGACGCCGGCCGCAGCGCAAAAGCCCGCGGCCCCAAAGACGGCAGCGAAGCCTGGAACGCGCGCGAAGCGCCCCCTGGCCGCGCGCCCGGCCTTCGACCGCACCTTGCTGAGGCCCGCGCTGCTCAAGGCCAAGGCGCCCGACGCGTATGACGTGAAGTTCACCACCACCAAGGGCGACTTCACCCTGCACGTCACCCGTGCCTGGGCTCCCCTCGGCGCCGACCGTTTCTACAACCTCGTCAAGCATCACTTCTATGATGGCGCCAGTTTCTTCCGCGTCCTTGACGATTTCGTCGCGCAGTTCGGCGTCAGCCCCTATCCCCAGGTCAGCGCGGCCTGGAGGAACACAGCCTTCAAGGATGATCCCGTCAAGCAGAGCAACAAGCGCGGCACCATCACCTTTGCCACCGGCGGGCCCAACACCCGCACCACGCAGGTCTTCATCAATCTCGGTGACAACTCTCGTCTCGACCGTAACGGCTTTTCTCCCTTCGGCCAGGTCACCGAGGGCATGCTCACCGTCGTAAAGCTTTACGGCGGTTACGGCGAGGGCGCTCCCGACGGCAACGGCCCCGACCAGGAGAAGGTCGAAAAGCTCGGCAAGCCCTATTTGGACAAAGGCTGGCCCAAGCTAGACAGCATCAAGACGGCGGCCATCGTGACCCCGGACGCAGGGGCCGGTCACGCTGCGGCGCCGGCCACGAAGAAGCCGCAATAG